In the Verrucomicrobiia bacterium genome, ACTATGGCAGTCGTATCGAGGGTGAGATCCATAGGTATATCTATACGTACCCCAGCCTCATTCTGTTCCTTCGTCTTACTAATAGAAACCGAATCCTTAGGGCTTTCAATATTAGGTTTTGTATTAGCGTTCAAGTACGTTTTTTTCCACAAATAAAAAGCCATCGGAATGTTATACCAAAATTTTATCGGTTTTTCATTTTGAATGACGGGTTTAAAAAGCCATTGCTTCGCCGCTTCCACAGCCGCCTTGTTAAAAATCTCGTTTTCACATTTAACTACCCTTGCAGTTTCCACAACACCTGTATCTCCGACTCGAACAGCCACGACAACCTGACCTTCGATTTTCTCTTCATAGGCCTCTTTAGGATAAATTGCCTCAACCTTCTTCAAAACGACTGGCTCCTCATCTATCGCTGTTATCCCGTCAGACGCATTTACAAAACCAAAAAAGAATAGAGGCAAAAACAAGCTGATAAAAATCCTTCTCTTCACCGGTTCATTCCTTTACGAAAGATATACGCTGTTAAAGTAGTAAGACGATAAATAAAAAAAAGCCCTCCTCGGCGGAGG is a window encoding:
- a CDS encoding energy transducer TonB, with the protein product MKRRIFISLFLPLFFFGFVNASDGITAIDEEPVVLKKVEAIYPKEAYEEKIEGQVVVAVRVGDTGVVETARVVKCENEIFNKAAVEAAKQWLFKPVIQNEKPIKFWYNIPMAFYLWKKTYLNANTKPNIESPKDSVSISKTKEQNEAGVRIDIPMDLTLDTTAIVFAKPPFDEKPILIQRIEPEYPAIARINKIWGRVVLGLLVDSVGRVEKNIILEGSNEIFYESAITATKQYFFKPAIYNQKPTKAWYIDSVIFRVE